In Ancalomicrobiaceae bacterium S20, the following proteins share a genomic window:
- a CDS encoding transglycosylase SLT domain-containing protein, with translation MPSDPAPIDTGGPIDAPAALGNRFDDAFGMFGGPAPVQEPKVELASYEAPVAGDALGYAAEPAPSHAGAILAPPKTAPLAQPIAAAERVLPMPQAKPRVPKAPIQLASLEPSAATAVSPPAAAPAQPSPALAVAPVLGDEPRKMPKAALPYIDIIRREARKNAVPVWLAVGVAWVESKFDPKLRGSHGVVGLMQVMPSTARYQGYRGETAKLFDAETNIIWGTKELGWDYAKANGDICLTIAKYKGGIATRHVNAGAQRYCDQVYMITGMGNAPNYLNRVAAEKPKSGPSKAAAAKARKKTAEAEAQLPPGVQVR, from the coding sequence ATGCCGTCGGACCCGGCGCCGATCGATACGGGCGGCCCGATCGACGCGCCGGCCGCGCTCGGCAACCGGTTCGACGACGCCTTCGGCATGTTCGGCGGCCCGGCGCCGGTGCAGGAGCCGAAGGTCGAACTCGCTTCCTATGAAGCGCCGGTCGCCGGTGATGCGCTCGGCTATGCGGCCGAGCCGGCGCCCTCGCATGCCGGCGCGATCCTGGCGCCGCCGAAGACCGCGCCGCTCGCCCAGCCGATCGCGGCGGCCGAGCGCGTGCTGCCGATGCCGCAGGCGAAACCGCGCGTGCCGAAGGCGCCGATCCAGCTCGCCTCGCTGGAGCCGTCGGCCGCCACCGCGGTATCGCCGCCGGCCGCGGCGCCGGCGCAACCCTCGCCCGCGCTCGCGGTCGCGCCGGTGCTCGGCGACGAGCCGCGCAAGATGCCGAAGGCGGCGCTGCCCTACATCGACATCATCCGCCGCGAGGCGCGCAAGAACGCCGTGCCGGTGTGGCTCGCCGTCGGCGTCGCCTGGGTCGAGAGCAAGTTCGACCCGAAGCTGCGCGGCAGCCATGGCGTGGTCGGGCTCATGCAGGTCATGCCCTCGACCGCGCGCTACCAGGGCTACCGCGGCGAGACCGCCAAGCTGTTCGACGCCGAGACGAACATCATCTGGGGCACCAAGGAACTCGGCTGGGACTACGCCAAGGCGAACGGCGACATCTGCCTCACCATCGCCAAGTACAAGGGCGGCATTGCGACCCGCCACGTGAATGCCGGCGCGCAGCGCTACTGCGATCAGGTCTACATGATCACCGGCATGGGCAACGCCCCGAACTACCTGAACCGCGTCGCTGCCGAAAAGCCGAAGTCCGGGCCGTCGAAGGCCGCCGCCGCGAAGGCGCGCAAGAAGACCGCGGAAGCCGAGGCGCAGCTGCCGCCCGGCGTGCAGGTGCGCTGA
- a CDS encoding transglycosylase SLT domain-containing protein: MPIPLKAGLIATAALAALVPAGLIVKATIPKPAEPVDVLASTSDAPPAASATIAPKGAEAQAKDGTATEASAGQPAPGPTAPHVSQATADLPKAVRTEPFTLAAAASAGHAYAGVPQTFEPVAATDAMAAAQRLRETFAMMDGVKGAAGGAAGTGGAADRPFLPSAGATGPQILPPAPSADGRDRPAVALAPPALGGATQDGATPGADAASAGSDTKVAAIDPAASHEAADPLHKLVADAAAENGVPVALATAIVDMESGFDPTKTSDEGKIGLMQIRYETARNLGFRGRSAELKSPEVNVKYGMKYLAAAYKRADKDTCKTAMKFTSGVYTERLRPQHIEYCNKLKEKLPATTG; encoded by the coding sequence ATGCCGATCCCGCTCAAGGCCGGGCTGATCGCCACGGCCGCGCTCGCCGCCCTGGTGCCCGCCGGCCTGATCGTGAAGGCGACGATACCGAAGCCCGCCGAACCGGTCGACGTTCTCGCCAGCACCTCCGATGCTCCGCCTGCCGCCAGCGCGACGATCGCGCCGAAGGGCGCGGAAGCCCAGGCAAAGGACGGCACCGCCACCGAGGCGTCCGCTGGCCAGCCAGCGCCCGGCCCGACCGCGCCTCACGTGTCGCAGGCGACGGCCGACCTGCCCAAGGCGGTCCGCACCGAGCCTTTCACGCTGGCCGCGGCCGCCAGCGCGGGGCATGCCTACGCCGGCGTGCCGCAGACGTTCGAACCGGTCGCCGCGACGGATGCCATGGCAGCCGCGCAGCGGCTGCGCGAGACCTTCGCGATGATGGACGGGGTCAAGGGCGCCGCGGGCGGGGCCGCCGGGACTGGAGGCGCGGCCGATCGGCCGTTCCTGCCCAGCGCGGGGGCGACCGGGCCGCAGATCCTGCCGCCGGCGCCCTCGGCCGATGGCCGTGACCGGCCGGCGGTCGCGCTCGCGCCGCCGGCGCTCGGAGGTGCGACCCAGGACGGTGCCACGCCCGGCGCGGACGCCGCTTCCGCCGGCTCGGACACCAAGGTCGCCGCGATCGATCCGGCCGCCTCGCACGAGGCCGCCGATCCGCTGCACAAGCTGGTCGCCGATGCGGCGGCCGAGAACGGCGTGCCGGTCGCGCTCGCCACCGCCATCGTCGACATGGAGAGCGGCTTCGATCCGACCAAGACCTCCGACGAGGGCAAGATCGGCCTGATGCAGATCCGCTACGAGACCGCGCGCAATCTCGGCTTCCGCGGTCGGTCGGCCGAGCTGAAGAGCCCCGAGGTCAACGTGAAATACGGCATGAAATACCTCGCCGCCGCCTACAAGCGCGCCGACAAGGACACGTGCAAGACGGCGATGAAGTTCACGAGCGGCGTCTACACCGAACGTCTGCGCCCGCAGCACATCGAATATTGCAACAAGCTCAAGGAAAAGCTGCCCGCGACCACGGGGTGA
- a CDS encoding MmcQ/YjbR family DNA-binding protein: MIRAADFQRLALALPGTTAAPHFDRTAFKAARIFASLAPDGLTANLRFTPEDQALKCAVMPEGFTAISNAWGRQGWTCATLAALDEADAAAALEIAWRHAQPPEKKKKRKPAAPGA, encoded by the coding sequence ATGATCCGTGCTGCCGATTTTCAGCGTCTCGCGCTCGCCCTGCCCGGCACGACCGCCGCGCCGCATTTCGATCGCACCGCCTTCAAGGCCGCCCGCATCTTTGCGAGCCTCGCGCCCGACGGGCTGACCGCCAATCTGCGCTTCACGCCGGAGGATCAGGCGCTGAAATGCGCGGTGATGCCCGAGGGCTTCACCGCGATCTCCAACGCCTGGGGCCGCCAAGGCTGGACCTGCGCGACGCTGGCAGCGCTCGACGAGGCCGATGCCGCCGCCGCGCTGGAGATCGCGTGGCGGCACGCCCAGCCACCTGAGAAGAAAAAGAAGAGAAAGCCCGCAGCCCCCGGGGCATGA
- a CDS encoding alkylphosphonate utilization protein, protein MDVRDANGNLLAEGDTVTLIKDLKVKGTSTTLKRGTVVRNIHLTDDPDLVECRVEKVKGLVLRTEFLKKA, encoded by the coding sequence ATGGACGTCCGCGACGCCAACGGCAACCTGCTCGCCGAGGGCGACACCGTCACCCTGATCAAGGATCTCAAGGTGAAGGGCACCTCGACCACGTTGAAGCGCGGCACGGTGGTGCGCAATATTCACCTGACCGACGATCCGGATCTGGTCGAGTGCCGCGTCGAGAAGGTGAAGGGCCTGGTCCTCAGGACCGAGTTTCTGAAGAAGGCCTGA
- a CDS encoding DUF2267 domain-containing protein translates to MPMPMELQHASEDFERFLADARDRADLATRNQTYTMVEAVFRVFRRRLDLAEAIRFAGALPPILRAIFVADWNPDEPRRPFADRAALTAEVQAVREHHNFAPDTAIAVTAQALRAHADAAALDRVLATLPAEAAAFWAV, encoded by the coding sequence ATGCCCATGCCGATGGAGCTCCAGCACGCCTCCGAGGACTTCGAGCGCTTCCTCGCCGATGCGCGCGACCGGGCGGATCTGGCGACCCGCAACCAGACCTACACGATGGTCGAGGCTGTGTTTCGCGTGTTCCGCCGACGGCTGGACCTCGCGGAGGCGATCCGCTTCGCGGGCGCGCTGCCGCCGATCCTCAGGGCGATCTTCGTCGCCGACTGGAACCCGGACGAGCCGCGCCGGCCGTTCGCCGATCGCGCGGCGCTGACGGCGGAGGTTCAGGCCGTGCGGGAGCACCACAATTTCGCGCCCGATACCGCGATCGCGGTCACGGCCCAGGCGCTTCGGGCTCATGCGGACGCCGCCGCTCTCGATCGCGTGCTCGCGACATTGCCGGCGGAGGCGGCCGCCTTCTGGGCGGTTTGA
- a CDS encoding division/cell wall cluster transcriptional repressor MraZ, whose translation MDRFLGRHQKRIDAKGRVSIPAPFRSVIARDGFDGLFCVRSLFHPAVEAGGAALIGEIDKALARHDTFSPEHLALSTALMGQGDTLAFDGEGRIVVPDWLREATGATDEIVFVGQGIKFQIWAPDRFADFEREARETAARLLSSRAAAGGAA comes from the coding sequence ATGGACCGGTTCCTGGGGCGGCATCAGAAGCGGATCGACGCGAAGGGACGCGTCTCGATCCCTGCGCCGTTCCGCTCGGTGATCGCCCGCGACGGTTTCGACGGGCTCTTCTGCGTGCGTTCGCTGTTCCATCCGGCCGTCGAGGCGGGCGGCGCGGCGCTGATCGGCGAGATCGACAAGGCGCTCGCCCGGCACGACACGTTTTCTCCGGAACACCTCGCCCTCTCGACTGCGCTGATGGGGCAGGGCGATACGCTCGCCTTCGACGGCGAGGGGCGCATCGTCGTGCCGGACTGGCTGCGCGAGGCGACCGGGGCGACCGACGAGATCGTCTTCGTCGGGCAGGGCATCAAGTTCCAGATCTGGGCACCGGACCGGTTCGCGGACTTCGAGCGCGAAGCGCGCGAGACGGCGGCGCGGCTGTTGTCGTCGCGCGCGGCGGCGGGAGGTGCGGCATGA
- the rsmH gene encoding 16S rRNA (cytosine(1402)-N(4))-methyltransferase RsmH, which produces MTAETASAPHIPVLLREVVAALAPKSGETIVDGTFGAGGYTRAMLDQGAFVVAIDRDPTAIEAGQALVDASGGRLRLVHGRFGALAEHLDDLGIAVVDGVVLDIGVSSMQLDRAERGFSFRNDGPLDMRMSADGPSAADIVNTASENELARILWVYGEERHSGRIARAIVDDRKLQPFTSTRQLAGLLERLSGRGRDDIHPATRTFQALRIAVNGELDELVEALGAAERVLRPGGRLVVVTFHSLEDRIVKRFFAERSSRGGGGSRHAPIERAEAPTFTLVAKGAVEAAEDEIAANPRSRSAKLRAGIRTEAPARALDAAALGLPDPKPRKAGRR; this is translated from the coding sequence ATGACGGCCGAGACCGCATCCGCGCCGCACATTCCGGTCCTGCTGCGCGAGGTCGTCGCCGCGCTCGCACCGAAATCCGGCGAGACCATCGTCGACGGCACCTTCGGCGCCGGCGGCTACACGCGCGCCATGCTCGATCAGGGCGCTTTCGTCGTGGCGATCGACCGCGATCCGACCGCGATCGAAGCGGGGCAGGCGCTGGTCGACGCTTCGGGCGGGCGCCTGAGGCTCGTGCATGGCCGGTTCGGCGCGCTCGCCGAGCATCTCGACGATCTCGGCATCGCGGTGGTCGACGGCGTCGTGCTCGATATCGGCGTCTCCTCGATGCAGCTCGACCGCGCCGAGCGCGGCTTCTCGTTCCGCAACGACGGCCCGCTCGACATGCGCATGTCGGCCGACGGGCCGAGCGCGGCCGACATCGTCAACACGGCGTCGGAGAACGAACTCGCGCGCATCCTGTGGGTCTATGGCGAGGAGCGCCATTCCGGCCGGATCGCGCGCGCCATCGTCGACGATCGCAAGCTTCAACCCTTCACAAGCACGCGTCAGCTCGCGGGGCTGCTCGAACGGCTGTCCGGCCGCGGCCGCGACGACATCCATCCGGCGACGCGGACGTTCCAGGCGCTGCGCATCGCGGTCAACGGCGAGCTCGACGAACTGGTCGAGGCGCTCGGCGCGGCCGAGCGCGTGTTGCGGCCCGGCGGCCGGCTGGTGGTGGTGACCTTCCATTCGCTCGAGGACCGGATCGTCAAGCGCTTCTTCGCCGAGCGGTCGAGCCGCGGCGGTGGTGGTTCGCGCCATGCGCCGATCGAGCGCGCCGAGGCGCCGACCTTTACGCTCGTCGCCAAGGGCGCGGTCGAGGCGGCCGAGGACGAGATCGCGGCCAACCCGCGTTCGCGCTCGGCGAAGCTGCGCGCCGGCATCCGCACCGAGGCTCCGGCGCGCGCGCTCGACGCGGCCGCGCTCGGACTGCCGGATCCGAAGCCGCGCAAGGCGGGGAGGCGCTGA
- a CDS encoding penicillin-binding protein 2: MPNDRTESARQPARRGALGRNRILIAAAGFGVLYAAIAFKLAYLGLASDDHSAALESAKSQVSTARPDLVDRNGEVLATDIRSSSVFAEPRNVLDADEAFDALTSVLPELRNDTTIRKKLASKSGFMWVKRDITPQQRTKIFRLGIPGIGFIDENRRFYPGGGMAGHVLGSVNVDNQGISGIEKYIDQDMGLGELQKLGLATNRSLEPRHLSLDLRVQHVVRDEITDAKEKYRAVAAVGIVLNARTGEVVAMSSVPEVDPNKPEQALQKDRMNRATAGVYEMGSVFKTFNSAMALDSGKVRLGEIFDITPLHFGSRKIGEFHSKGRPLNVTEIFQYSSNNGSARMALKAGPEAQYAFFDRVNFHKKLETELPEVALPLWPKRISEVSTATMSFGHGISVSPMHTAIAACAMVNGGYFVNPTFFPRTEEEARRLGRRVISQDTSDKMRYLLRANADPNGPGSGKRADVPGYRVGGKTGTAEKIENGHYNSGKRFNSFLAAFPIDAPQYVVLVVLDEPKAEKEVGAATAGLNAAPAAGNIIRRIAPMLGVMPKYDVAAPTMASN, from the coding sequence ATGCCCAACGACCGAACCGAGAGCGCCCGCCAGCCGGCGCGCCGCGGCGCCTTGGGACGCAACCGCATCCTGATCGCCGCCGCCGGCTTCGGCGTGCTCTATGCGGCGATCGCGTTCAAGCTCGCCTATCTCGGCCTCGCCAGCGACGACCATTCCGCGGCGCTGGAATCGGCCAAGTCGCAGGTCTCGACCGCGCGGCCGGACCTCGTCGACCGCAACGGCGAGGTGCTGGCGACCGACATCCGCTCGTCTTCGGTCTTCGCCGAGCCGCGCAACGTACTCGATGCCGACGAGGCCTTCGACGCGCTGACCTCGGTGCTGCCGGAGCTGCGCAACGACACGACCATCCGCAAGAAGCTCGCCAGCAAGTCGGGCTTCATGTGGGTGAAGCGCGACATCACCCCGCAGCAGCGGACCAAGATCTTCCGGCTCGGCATTCCGGGCATCGGCTTCATCGACGAGAACCGCCGCTTCTATCCGGGCGGCGGCATGGCCGGGCATGTGCTCGGCTCGGTCAATGTCGACAACCAGGGCATCTCGGGGATCGAGAAATACATCGACCAGGACATGGGGCTTGGCGAGCTGCAGAAGCTCGGCCTCGCCACCAACCGCAGCCTGGAGCCGCGACACCTGTCGCTCGACCTGCGCGTCCAGCACGTGGTGCGCGACGAGATCACCGACGCCAAGGAGAAGTACCGCGCGGTCGCGGCGGTCGGCATCGTGCTCAACGCGCGCACCGGCGAAGTGGTCGCCATGTCGTCGGTACCGGAGGTCGATCCGAACAAGCCGGAACAGGCGCTGCAGAAGGACCGCATGAACCGCGCGACCGCCGGCGTCTACGAGATGGGCTCGGTGTTCAAGACCTTCAATTCGGCGATGGCGCTCGATTCCGGCAAGGTGCGGCTCGGCGAGATCTTCGATATCACACCGCTGCATTTCGGCTCGCGCAAGATCGGCGAATTCCACTCGAAGGGCCGGCCGCTCAACGTCACCGAAATCTTCCAGTATTCGTCGAACAACGGTTCGGCGCGCATGGCGCTCAAGGCCGGGCCGGAGGCGCAATACGCGTTCTTCGATCGGGTGAACTTCCACAAGAAGCTGGAGACCGAACTGCCCGAGGTCGCGCTGCCGCTCTGGCCGAAGCGCATCTCGGAAGTGTCGACCGCGACCATGTCGTTCGGCCACGGCATCTCGGTGTCGCCGATGCACACGGCGATCGCGGCCTGCGCGATGGTCAACGGCGGCTACTTCGTCAATCCGACCTTCTTCCCGCGCACGGAGGAAGAAGCCCGCCGCCTCGGCCGGCGTGTGATCAGCCAGGATACCAGCGACAAGATGCGCTATCTCCTGCGCGCCAACGCCGATCCGAACGGTCCCGGCTCCGGCAAGCGCGCCGACGTGCCGGGCTACCGCGTCGGCGGCAAGACCGGCACGGCCGAGAAAATCGAGAACGGCCACTACAACTCCGGCAAGCGCTTCAACTCCTTCCTTGCCGCCTTCCCGATCGACGCGCCGCAATATGTCGTGCTGGTCGTGCTCGACGAGCCGAAGGCCGAGAAGGAAGTCGGTGCCGCGACTGCCGGTCTCAACGCCGCGCCGGCCGCCGGCAACATCATCCGCCGCATTGCGCCGATGCTCGGCGTGATGCCGAAAT